In Tenrec ecaudatus isolate mTenEca1 chromosome 4, mTenEca1.hap1, whole genome shotgun sequence, a single window of DNA contains:
- the EPS8L2 gene encoding epidermal growth factor receptor kinase substrate 8-like protein 2 isoform X2, whose amino-acid sequence MNQSGSVSCCLGAAKGSLGRSDGMAKMSAKDLFEQRKKYSNSNVIMHETSQYHVQHLATFIMDKSEAIVSVDDAIRKLVQLSSKEKIWMQEMLLQVNDQALRLLDVESQEELENFPLPTVQHCQTVLNQLRYPSVLLLVCQDSEQNKPDVHFFYCDEVEAELVHEDIESALTDSRLGKKMRPQTLKGHQEKIRQRQSILPAPQAPAPIPFHRYGAGDSPQATKNRVGMPVPVSESAFRRRDSQEEEPRAVLAQKIEKETQILNCTLDDIEWFVARLQKAAEAFKQLNQRKKAKKKSKKGPAEGVLTLRSRPPSEAEFIDCFQKTKLAINLLAKLQKHIQNPSAAELLHFLFGPLELIVSTCGGPDLARSVSSPLLSREAVGFLRGHLIPKEMALWESLGETWTRPRAEWPRESQVLPYEPKFHSGWEPPLDVLREAPWEVEGLPASPHDEPPPVSRLSFRNPPKHSLTSEPTTLGDALPPVSSPHARRGYDPTPTMGKYVKILYDFTARNANELSVLKDEVLEVLEDSQQWWKLRNRSGQAGYVPSNILDEVRPEEVGAPLEQAGPKYWSPASPTHKLPANFAGNKDELIHHMDEVNDELIKKITHIKAQPPRNFRVERSQPVHQPLTFESGPGEVRAWLEAKAFSRRVVDHLGILTGPQLFSLNKEELKKVCGEEGSRVYSQLTVQKALLEKQQGGSELEEIMNKFHSKNQRQTDES is encoded by the exons CACCTGGCCACATTCATCATGGACAAGAGTGAGGCCATCGTCTCCGTGGACGATGCCATCCGGAAGCTGGTGCAGCTGAGCTCCAAGGAGAAGATCTGGATGCAGGAGATGCTGCTGCAGGTCAATGACCAAGCCCTGCGGCTGCTGGATGTCGAATCCCAG GAGGAGCTGGAGAACTTCCCCCTGCCCACGGTGCAGCACTGCCAGACGGTGCTGAACCAGCTGCGTTACCCGTCGGTGCTGCTGCTCGTGTGTCAGGATTCGGAGCAGAACAAGCCCGATGTGCACTTCTTCTACTGCGACGAGGTCGAG GCCGAGCTCGTGCACGAGGACATCGAGAGCGCGCTCACTGACAGCCGCCTCGGGAAGAAGATGCGGCCGCAGACTCTCAA GGGTCACCAGGAGAAGATTCGCCAGCGACAGTCCATCCTGCCCGCGCCCCAGGCCCcggcccccatccccttccaccGCTATGGTGCCGGGGACTCTCCCCAGGCCACCAAGAACCGTGTAGGCATGCCAGTGCCGGTCAGCGAGTCAG CCTTCCGCCGGCGCGACTCTCAGGAGGAGGAGCCGCGGGCCGTGCTGGCGCAAAAGATCGAGAAGGAGACG CAAATCCTCAACTGTACCCTGGACGACATCGAGTGGTTCGTGGCCAGGCTGCAGAAGGCCGCCGAGGCGTTCAAGCAGCTCAACCAGCGCAAGAAGGCCAAGAAGAAGAGCAAGAAGGGGCCAGCAG AGGGTGTCCTCACGCTGCGATCGCGGCCCCCCTCTGAGGCCGAGTTCATCGACTGTTTCCAGAAAACTAAATTGGCCATCAACCTGCTA GCCAAGCTGCAGAAGCACATCCAGAACCCCAGCGCTGCAGAGCTGCTGCATTTTCTCTTCGGGCCTCTGGAACTG ATCGTCAGTACCTGTGGTGGCCCCGACCTCGCGCGCTCGGTCTCCAGTCCCCTGCTCTCCAGAGAAGCAGTGGGCTTCCTGCGTGGCCACCTGATCCCCAAGGAGATGGCTTTGTGGGAGTCACTAGGAGAAACCTGGACCCGCCCCCG GGCTGAGTGGCCTCGAGAGTCGCAGGTGCTGCCATATGAGCCCAAGTTCCACAGCGGCTGGGAGCCACCTCTGGACGTCCTACGTGAGGCCCCCTGGGAGGTGGAGGGGCTGCCAGCCAGCCCCCATGATGAG CCACCTCCAGTGAGCCGACTATCCTTTCGGAACCCCCCGAAGCACAGCCTGACATCTGAGCCCACCACCCTGGGGGACGCCCTCCCACCGGTCAGCAGCCCACACGCTCGCAG ggGCTACGATCCAACACCCACCATGGGCAAGTACGTCAAGATCCTGTACGACTTCACAGCCCGGAACGCCAACGAGCTATCCGTGCTCAAGGACGAAGTCCTGGAG GTGCTGGAGGATAGCCAGCAGTGGTGGAAGCTGCGCAACCGCAGTGGGCAGGCCGGCTATGTGCCCAGCAACATCCTGGACGAAGTGCGGCCGGAGGAGGTGGGTGCGCCCCTCGAGCAG GCGGGTCCGAAATACTGGAGCCCTGCCAGCCCCACCCACAAGCTGCCAGCCAACTTCGCTGGGAACAAAGATG AGCTGATCCATCACATGGACGAGGTGAACGACGAGCTCATCAAGAAGATCACGCACATCAAGGCGCAGCCTCCTAGGAACTTCCGCGTGGAACGCAGCCAACCCGTGCACCAGCCGCTCACCTTCGAGTCCGGGCCGGGGGAGGTCCGCGCCTGGCTGGAAGCCAAGGCCTTCAGCCGGCG GGTCGTGGACCACCTGGGCATCCTGACGGGCCCCCAGCTCTTCTCACTTAACAAGGAGGAACTGAAGAAGGTGTGCGGGGAGGAGGGGAGTCGCGTGTACAGCCAGCTGACAGTGCAGAAGGCCCTGCTGGAG AAGCAGCAGGGCGGCTCAGAGCTGGAGGAGATCATGAATAAATTTCATTCCAAGAACCAGAGGCAGACGGACGAGAGCTAG
- the EPS8L2 gene encoding epidermal growth factor receptor kinase substrate 8-like protein 2 isoform X1: protein MNQSGSVSCCLGAAKGSLGRSDGMAKMSAKDLFEQRKKYSNSNVIMHETSQYHVQHLATFIMDKSEAIVSVDDAIRKLVQLSSKEKIWMQEMLLQVNDQALRLLDVESQVSSPPSLPLPPARPPRQEELENFPLPTVQHCQTVLNQLRYPSVLLLVCQDSEQNKPDVHFFYCDEVEAELVHEDIESALTDSRLGKKMRPQTLKGHQEKIRQRQSILPAPQAPAPIPFHRYGAGDSPQATKNRVGMPVPVSESAFRRRDSQEEEPRAVLAQKIEKETQILNCTLDDIEWFVARLQKAAEAFKQLNQRKKAKKKSKKGPAEGVLTLRSRPPSEAEFIDCFQKTKLAINLLAKLQKHIQNPSAAELLHFLFGPLELIVSTCGGPDLARSVSSPLLSREAVGFLRGHLIPKEMALWESLGETWTRPRAEWPRESQVLPYEPKFHSGWEPPLDVLREAPWEVEGLPASPHDEPPPVSRLSFRNPPKHSLTSEPTTLGDALPPVSSPHARRGYDPTPTMGKYVKILYDFTARNANELSVLKDEVLEVLEDSQQWWKLRNRSGQAGYVPSNILDEVRPEEVGAPLEQAGPKYWSPASPTHKLPANFAGNKDELIHHMDEVNDELIKKITHIKAQPPRNFRVERSQPVHQPLTFESGPGEVRAWLEAKAFSRRVVDHLGILTGPQLFSLNKEELKKVCGEEGSRVYSQLTVQKALLEKQQGGSELEEIMNKFHSKNQRQTDES, encoded by the exons CACCTGGCCACATTCATCATGGACAAGAGTGAGGCCATCGTCTCCGTGGACGATGCCATCCGGAAGCTGGTGCAGCTGAGCTCCAAGGAGAAGATCTGGATGCAGGAGATGCTGCTGCAGGTCAATGACCAAGCCCTGCGGCTGCTGGATGTCGAATCCCAGGTGT CGTCCCCACCCAGCCTCCCTCTGCCCCCTGCCCGCCCGCCCCGCCAGGAGGAGCTGGAGAACTTCCCCCTGCCCACGGTGCAGCACTGCCAGACGGTGCTGAACCAGCTGCGTTACCCGTCGGTGCTGCTGCTCGTGTGTCAGGATTCGGAGCAGAACAAGCCCGATGTGCACTTCTTCTACTGCGACGAGGTCGAG GCCGAGCTCGTGCACGAGGACATCGAGAGCGCGCTCACTGACAGCCGCCTCGGGAAGAAGATGCGGCCGCAGACTCTCAA GGGTCACCAGGAGAAGATTCGCCAGCGACAGTCCATCCTGCCCGCGCCCCAGGCCCcggcccccatccccttccaccGCTATGGTGCCGGGGACTCTCCCCAGGCCACCAAGAACCGTGTAGGCATGCCAGTGCCGGTCAGCGAGTCAG CCTTCCGCCGGCGCGACTCTCAGGAGGAGGAGCCGCGGGCCGTGCTGGCGCAAAAGATCGAGAAGGAGACG CAAATCCTCAACTGTACCCTGGACGACATCGAGTGGTTCGTGGCCAGGCTGCAGAAGGCCGCCGAGGCGTTCAAGCAGCTCAACCAGCGCAAGAAGGCCAAGAAGAAGAGCAAGAAGGGGCCAGCAG AGGGTGTCCTCACGCTGCGATCGCGGCCCCCCTCTGAGGCCGAGTTCATCGACTGTTTCCAGAAAACTAAATTGGCCATCAACCTGCTA GCCAAGCTGCAGAAGCACATCCAGAACCCCAGCGCTGCAGAGCTGCTGCATTTTCTCTTCGGGCCTCTGGAACTG ATCGTCAGTACCTGTGGTGGCCCCGACCTCGCGCGCTCGGTCTCCAGTCCCCTGCTCTCCAGAGAAGCAGTGGGCTTCCTGCGTGGCCACCTGATCCCCAAGGAGATGGCTTTGTGGGAGTCACTAGGAGAAACCTGGACCCGCCCCCG GGCTGAGTGGCCTCGAGAGTCGCAGGTGCTGCCATATGAGCCCAAGTTCCACAGCGGCTGGGAGCCACCTCTGGACGTCCTACGTGAGGCCCCCTGGGAGGTGGAGGGGCTGCCAGCCAGCCCCCATGATGAG CCACCTCCAGTGAGCCGACTATCCTTTCGGAACCCCCCGAAGCACAGCCTGACATCTGAGCCCACCACCCTGGGGGACGCCCTCCCACCGGTCAGCAGCCCACACGCTCGCAG ggGCTACGATCCAACACCCACCATGGGCAAGTACGTCAAGATCCTGTACGACTTCACAGCCCGGAACGCCAACGAGCTATCCGTGCTCAAGGACGAAGTCCTGGAG GTGCTGGAGGATAGCCAGCAGTGGTGGAAGCTGCGCAACCGCAGTGGGCAGGCCGGCTATGTGCCCAGCAACATCCTGGACGAAGTGCGGCCGGAGGAGGTGGGTGCGCCCCTCGAGCAG GCGGGTCCGAAATACTGGAGCCCTGCCAGCCCCACCCACAAGCTGCCAGCCAACTTCGCTGGGAACAAAGATG AGCTGATCCATCACATGGACGAGGTGAACGACGAGCTCATCAAGAAGATCACGCACATCAAGGCGCAGCCTCCTAGGAACTTCCGCGTGGAACGCAGCCAACCCGTGCACCAGCCGCTCACCTTCGAGTCCGGGCCGGGGGAGGTCCGCGCCTGGCTGGAAGCCAAGGCCTTCAGCCGGCG GGTCGTGGACCACCTGGGCATCCTGACGGGCCCCCAGCTCTTCTCACTTAACAAGGAGGAACTGAAGAAGGTGTGCGGGGAGGAGGGGAGTCGCGTGTACAGCCAGCTGACAGTGCAGAAGGCCCTGCTGGAG AAGCAGCAGGGCGGCTCAGAGCTGGAGGAGATCATGAATAAATTTCATTCCAAGAACCAGAGGCAGACGGACGAGAGCTAG